A stretch of DNA from Mycobacterium senriense:
CAACTTCACCTCCACTGCAGCAACATTCGCCCACCCCTACATGGCGGCCTATGCCGCCAGCAAGGGCGGGGTGCTGTCGTTCACGCACTCGTTGGCGCTCGAATACTCCAAGCAAGGGCTGCGCGCGGTCAATATCCAGCCGGGCGGAGTCGCCACCGCACTTGCGTTGTCCACCCTGGACAAGATGCCGCAGGGATACGACCTCGGGCTGTGGTCCAAACAGACTCCACTGCTGCACGGCAGGGACACCGAAATCCTCGGGGATCCCAGCGCGGTGGCCTCAGTGATCGCCATGGTGGCTTCCGACGATGGCGCATTCATCACGGGCACCGAAATCCGCATCGATGGCGGCGCGCACGCCTGAGGACGGCTATCACTCGTGGGAAGTGTCGATTCATACGGGCCGGCTTCCGTCGGTTGGGTCTAAGGACCGAGGGAGTAACAGCTGTGGCGCACACGACCGATACCCACGAACGACTGACAGAGTCGGTGCGGCGACTCATCGACGTCACCATTCGCAGCGAGACCGACGAACGAGCTGTCGCGAAGGCGTTGGATCTCGTCGACCAAGCTGTCGAGTTATTGAGTACGCGTCTTATGCCTGGGTCATTTGGTGCGCGCACCAATTCCAAAGGCGAGAACGTTGTTTGGGGCAACGTGGCCGTCGGGCTGCGTAACCCGATCGCCCCGCCGCTGGTGCTCCGGCACGACGAGGCGGGCGGCGTGCATACCGACGTGCACCTTGGGGCCGGCTACGAGGGACCGCCCGGCCATGTGCACGGTGGCATGTGCGCTCTGATCCTGGACCATGTCCTGGGTGCGACGGCACATCGGCCGGGTAAACCGGCCTACACCGGCACCATCACCGTGCGCTATCTGCGCCCCACGCGGTTGGGCGCACTGCGTGCCGAGGCGCGGGTGGAGCGGATCGATGGCAGCAAGACGTATGCGACCGGCCATCTCCGTAACGGCGACGGTGTCACGGTGGAGGCCGAGGGCGTATTCATCACGCCGCGAGAACACCTCGGGCTGGGTGAGCCACAACCTGGACGCAGCTCGTGAGGCGTTGCGCCCGCCTTCGAGCGACACCATCCGCTGAGGAGGCACGAATCACTGTGCCGCGCCGGCTTCCTCGTCGACGACGGACAACTCTCCGTGGCGCACCGCGTCGAGGATCGACGCGCTCAGCGCCGAGCACACCAAAAAGACACCCCGACCCCCCGGTGTGACAATCTTCTGCGCGTCGGCACGCTCGGCACACCGGGCCATCGCGTCGGCGTTCCACTGCACACTGGTCTGATTCCAGCTGCTCTTGCGGGCCAGCACCCGCGCTCCACAGTTCCGGCACGCGACCGGCACCATGGGCATCTCGTCGAGCCGATTGTCTTCGCGCACCGACGATTCCAGCGTCATCAGGCCCGGGCCGCCATGTTTGCCTCGACCTCTTTCATCCAGGCCTCATAGGGGCGGGTGGTGTCGAGCTCGAACTCGAAGCGGTCCACCATATCCGGCTGCACGTCGGCGGCGTCGACATAGAACTGCTGATACCAGCGGCGCAGTTGGTAAACCGGACCGTCCTCTTCGACCAGCAGCGGGTTGTCGATGCGGGCCTTGTGCCGCCAGATCTCGACGTCCTGCTCGAAGCCGAGCTTGACGTAGTCGCCGAGGGTGATCGCGGTCTGCATTGCCTGGTCGTCGGGCAACGTATCCGACTTCTTCACGATGATGCCGTATTGCAGCACAAAGGAATTCGCATCGATCGGATAGTGGCAATTGATGAGGATGGTGTTGGCGTCGCCGTGCTCGTAGTGATAGGTCAGGTCGTCGATCATGAACGAGGGGCCGTAGTAAGACGCCACCGATGTCGTCCCCAGCATTTGCGAGCCGACGCTGCCGCCCATGTCGGGCCGGCTTCCGCCGTTCATGTATTGCGTCGCCACGTGCCCCTCGAAGATGTTCTTGAAGTGCGTGGGCAACGAGCCGTGGATGTAGAAGAAGTGCGCCATATCCACGACGTTGTCGATGATCTCGCGGCAATTGCTTCCCACAATCGTGGTGTACCAGTGCCAGTCGGTCCACTGGTCGCTGGTGGCGCCCTCGATGCGCGGGATGGTCACCTCTGGTGGCGGCGGTTTGCGCTCCGGGTCGTTCCACACGAACAACATGCCGTCCTGCTCCAGCGTGGTCCACGCTTGGGTGCGGGCCAGTTTGGGGGCGCGCCTGCTGTAGGGCACCTGCTTGCAGCGCCCGTCACCGCCCCAGCGCCAGTCGTGGAAAGGGCAGGCGATCTCGTTGCCCTTGACCTCGCCCTGCGACAGGTCGCCGCCCATGTGCCGGCAGTACCCGTCGAGCACGTTGATGTTGCCGTCACCGCCGCGGAAGACGACGAGTTTCTGCCCGAAGGCGTTGATCGCATGGGGCTCGCCGTCACCGAAATCCCTGATCAGCCCCAGGCAGTGCCAGCCGCGCGCGAACCGCCTCGGCGCGGCCTGTGCTTCGATGAACCGAATCTCGTCGGCCTCGGTCTGCGACGTCATGAGCCTGATTCAACTCCCCCGGACCGGTCCGCGGGACCCCCTTGTTCCACTCATCAGGACGGCTCTTCCTGCATCGCGGTGCCGCGGCCTACCGTTTTGGACGTGACGACGCAGAGCGCGACGATTCCTGCCGGACTCCCAGTGGCCGACACCGCCGTTGACCTGCTCGTCGTCGGCTCCGGCACCGGCATGGCTGCGGCGCTGGCCGCCCACGAATTGGGGCTGTCGGTGCTGGTCGTGGAGAAGTCGTCGCACGTCGGCGGCTCGACGGCCCGGTCCGGCGGCGCGCTGTGGCTGCCGGCCAGCCCGGTGCTGACCGAGGCGAATGCGGGTGACACCGCGCAGCGCGCCGCCACTTACCTGGATTCGGTGGTCGCGGGTTCGGCACCCGCGCCGCGGTCAACGGCGTTCGTCGCGCACGTGTCGGCGACGGTGGAGATGCTGCGCCGGATGACGCCGCTGCGACTGTTCTGGGCCCGCGATTATTCCGACTACCACCCGGAGGAGCCGGGCGGCAGCGCGGCCGGGCGCACCTGTGAGTGCCGCCCCTTCGACACCTCACTGCTCGGCGAGTACCGCACCCGGCTGGAGCCGGGCCTGATGGAGGTGACGGTCCCGATGCCGACCACGGGCGCCGACTACCGGTGGATGAACCTGGTGGCCCGGATGCCGCGCAAGGGAATTCCCGTCTACGGCAAGCGCCTGGCACAGGGCATGGGCGGCCGCTTGGTGGGCCGGCGCTACGCTGCGGGCGGACAGGGCCTGATGGCCGGGCTGTTCACCGGGGTGCTGCGCGCCGGCATCCCAATCTGGACCGGCACCACGCTGGCGCGTCTCGCCGGCGACGGCGACCGCGTGACCGGCGCCGTCGTCGAGCACGGCGGGCGCGAGGTGACGATCAGCGCGCGGCGCGGCGTGGTGCTGGCCACCGGTGGCTTCGACCACCGCATGGACATGCGGTGGAAATTCCAGTCGGAATCGTTGGGCGCCAACCTGAGTCTGGGCGCCGCCGCCAACACAGGCGACGGAATCCGCGCGGGCCAGGATATCGGCGCCGACATCGATCTGATGGATCAGGCGTGGTGGTTCCCCGCCGTCGCGCCGCTGCCCGGCAAGGCACCCGCGGTGATGCTGGCCGAGCGGTCGCTGCCGGGCTGCCTGATCGTGGACCAGCACGGCCGCCGATTCGCGAACGAAGCCGCGGATTACATGTCGTTCGGGCAGCGGGTGCTCGAGCTGGAACGCTCCGGCAGCCCGGTCGAGGCGATGTGGATCATCTTCGATCAGCAGTACCGCAACAGCTATGTCTTTGGCGCCGAACTGTTTCCGCGGATGCGCATCCCACAGGTGTGGTATGACTCCGGCATCGCGGTGCGGGCCGACAACCTCACCGATCTGGGCGCCAGGATGGGCGTTGGAGTCTCGGAGTTCTTTGCGACGATGACCCGGTTCAACCAAAACGCCGCTGCCGGCGAGGATCCCGACTTCGGCCGCGGTAACAGCGCCTACGATCGCTACTACGGAGACCCGACCATCAAGCCGAACCCGAACTTGCGCCCGTTGGTCAACGGCCCGTTCTACGCGGTGAAGATGGTGCTGTCCGACCTGGGCACCTGCGGTGGGCTGAAGACCGACGAGCGGGCGCGGGTACTGCGCGAAAACGGAGGAGCGATCGCCGGGCTGTACGCGATCGGCAACACTGCCGCCAACGCGTTCGGCACGACGTATCCTGGCGCGGGGGCGACGATCGCGCAGGGGCTGGTGTACGGCTACATCGCGGCCCGGGACGCGGCGGATCGCCGCCACCAGAACTAGCGGCTAGGCCGCCTCATCGTCGTCTCCATCGCGCAGCAGCTTTTCGGGGTGATGGAAGGTGTTGATGCGCGGTTGGCCTCGGTCCAAGTGTGGGGGCGGGATCCATTCGGTATCACCGTTGGCGCGTCTTCGGGTGCTCCAGCCGCGGGGTTGCAGGAGTCGGTGGTGGGGTCCGCAGGTCAGGGTGAGGTTGTCGATGTCGGTGGTGTGGCACTTGCTGTAGTCGGTGACGTGGTGGACTTCGCAGTAGTAGCCGCCGACGTCGCAACCGGGTGCCGAACATCCAAGGTCCTTGGCGTACAAAACGATTCGTTGGCCCGGGGAGGCGAGTCGCTTGGTGTGATATAGCGCCAGCGCCTTGCCCTTGTCGAAGATCGCCAGATAGTGATGGGCGTGGCGGGCCAGGCGGATCACGTCGCTGATCGGTAATCGGGTGCCCCCACCGGTGATGCCGTGCCCGGTGACCGCTTCCAGTTCGGTCAGTGTGGTGGTGACGATGATGGAGGCCGGCAACCCATTGTGTTTGCCGAGTTCCCCGGATGCCAAGATCGCGCGCAGAGCGGCATTGAGGCCGTCGTGCTGGCGTTGTGCGGCCGATCGCGGGTCGCGGTCGATGGCGTCCTGGGTGGGCGCGCCGTCCACACACGGCGCCTCATCGAACGGGTTGCACATGCCGGGGGCGGCCAATTTGGCCAACACCGCCTCCAGCGAGGCACGCAATTCGGGGGTGAGCCAGCCGCGCAATTGCGACATGCCGTCAGCCTGTTGCTTGCCCAGGGTCAGCCCGCGGCGGCGGGCGCGGTCGTCGTCACTGTAGCTGCCGTCGGGGTTGAGGCAGTCCGCCAACCGATCGGCCAGTGGAGTCAACTGATCGGGCCGGTACTGGGCGGCCAGGCGGGCCAGGTGGGCCTCGGCGTGCGCGCGGGTGTCGTCATCGATCCAGCCCGGCAGCCGGTGGTAGAAGCGGCGGATCACCGCCACATGCTCTATCCCCAGTCGTCCGGCGCGCTGCGCGGCGGCCGTGGCCGCCAGCACGGGCGGTAGGGGTTCGCCGGTGAGCGCGCGCCGCTCACCCAAGTCGGCGGCCTCACGCACGCGCCTGGCGGCCTCGGCGCGGCTGGTCAACGTCCAGTCGGCGATCGCATGGGAGAGTGTGCCGCCCAATTCCGCCGGCGTGGCCTCCTGCTGAAGCTGATTGATCAGCGGATATTCCCCGGCGGACAGACGGCGCCGCGCGTGCTCGTAGCGTCGCAGTAGCGCGAGCCGCTCCCGGGAGTGCAGCATCTGGGAGTCGAGCCCGATCACGGTGTCGACCGCGTCATCCAGGGCATCGAAGGCCGCGGTGATCACGTCCCGATCGATGAAGCCACCCGAGCTCATACCCCGAAACTATCGGAGCCCACCGACAAAAACCGTCACCCAGAGACTACTGAAAAGCAAGTGACACAAGTGATTTCGCTATGCGTTTTCGCTGTCCATAATCACTCGGGGTGGGATCCCCAGGCCGGCGCGGCACGCGAAACCGGTCGCCACCGTCAGAACTAATCCGCTTCGCGCTTGGCCTGAACCTGCTTTTCGACCTCACGCCAGTAACCGGGTGTCGGGCGAGGCTTGCCGAAGCCACCCTTCGCTGCGCTCTGCAGGATGGCGTCGGCCTCGTCGATCTCCTTGATCATCTCCAGCGCGAATTCACGCTCGGCGGCGTAATACTTGGCCGCCCAGCGCAGCGCGAGCACCGAGTAGGCCCACGCGGGTTCGGCTTCGGCCCCCTCGGCGTCCTCGACCGCCTTGCGATGCTTGGCTTCCGAAGACGCCACATGCTCCTGCAGTAACTCCTTGAGCCGACTCGGGTTACTGAGGTGCCCGAACGTAACGCGCAGCAGCACACTGTGCTTGAGCACGGGGGGGTCCACCGGTGCGTGGTTGGTCCACTCGGTGACGGCATCCATCCCCGCCGGGGTGATCTTGTACAGCCGGCGGCTGCGGGTGCCCTCGTCGCGCTCGACACGCGAGGTCACCAGTCCCAGCGATTCCAGCTTCTTCAACTCGGTGTAGATCTGGCTATAGGACGGGCTCCAGTAGTAGAGGTCGACACTCCAGTCGATCCACTTCTTGAGGTCGTAGCCCGAGACTTCCTCTTCGTAGGACATCATGCCCAGCAGCGCCCAGCTGGTGGCGGCAAGCGCCGCGCTGGTCGCCTTTTGGCTGGCAGGGTCCGTTTCGGAGTCCACGTCGCCAGGTTAACAACACCGAGCCCTAGATTGGGGGACATGGACCGCTGGCTGGGACGCCCGTGAAGTTCGCCTTTCCCGTTCCCCACCTGCTGCGCCTCAAGGCGATTACCCAGCCCTGGGAGGCGGCCGTCACCGGGCCCGAACAGCGCCGCATGATGCAATGCGCCGACCGGTGGGGCTACGACATGATCGCGGTGCCCGAGCATCTCGTCATCCCCGCCGACCACGTCGAGTTGTCCGGGTCGCACTACCTGCACTCGACGACCGCCCAGGCCTTCATCGCCGGGGCCACCGAGCGGGTGGCCATCAACTCCTGCGTCACCATCCTGCCGCTGCAGCATCCCATCGTGCTGGCCAAAGCGCTGGCCACCGCGGACTGGATGAGCGGCGGCCGGATGATGGTGACGTTCGGGGTGGGGTGGCTGGCCCGCGAATTCGAGCTGCTCGGAGTTCCTTTCAAGGAAAGGGGTCGCATCGCCGACGAGTATCTGGCCGCCATCGTCGAATTGTGGACCAGTGACTCACCGCGATTCGAAGGCCGGTATGTGTCGTTCGCCGACATCGCCTTCGAGCCCAAACCCGTTCAAAAGCCCCATCTTCCGATCTGGATCGGCGGGGACGCCGACGCCGCCCTCCGCAGGGCGGCCACCTTCGGGTCCGGGTGGTGGCCGTTCCTCACCCAGCCAGAAAAGATCGCCGGGAAACTCGACTACATCAAGTCCCAGCCGGTCTACGACGGGCGGGAATTCGAGGTGATGCACGGGTTGGGCACCAACCGGGTCGGCGAAGGACACGTCGCCCGCCGCGCGAGCGACCGCCCGGGCATGAGCGCCGCACAAATCGTCGACCGGTTGAACTGGCTTGCCGAGCAGGGCGTGACCGTGACCGCGGTTCCGGTTCCCTCCGTAAGTGGTGTGGATGAATACCTCGATTACGCGCAATGGGTCATCGAGGAGATCAAACCCCAGGTGTCCTAGCGAATCTGCAGTCCGCGCCGGCGCACCCAATAGACCGCGGCGATGCTGCCCGCGACCCACACGCTGGTGGCGATGGCGAGGTGGACGAAACTTTTGGTGTCGCGCCCGAACACCGGCCAGATCAGGGCGGGCGCGTGCTGCCACAACACCCGGTGCTCCACACCGTTCATCGGATCGGCCACGTAGTACAGCGCATAGGGCAACGTCAGGGCCAGCACCCAACTGCGGGTGCGGCGCAGATCGCCGCGCTGGCGCCAGCGCCGAAGCAGCGGCTCGACACTGACCGGGTGCAGCACCGAGATGAAGTTGCCGACACCCAGCCAGGACACGATGGGCACCGCGACGGTGGGGATCGTAATGCCAAGCCGCGCCGGCGTTTCCAGCCACAGCGTCAACGCGACCGCGGTGGCCAGGGTGGGCAGGCCGACGATCGCGAGCAGGGCGAGGTTCTTGATCAACAGGATTCGCCAGAATGGCACCCCGTCCGATAACCCCCGAAGGATGCGGTAATGGTCGGCGCCCAGGAAGTTGGTGGTGGTGACATCGGCGAGGACCCACGAGGAGAAGTAGGTGCCAACCAGGATCACCCAATCGTGGTGACGGCCAAGAGTCAGCGGCTGCACCAGCAACCAGCCGGCGGCGAAGATCACGTTGGCCACCACACCCATCAGCCAGGTGCGGGGCCGGGTGAACGACCACCGGATCTCGGCGACGATCGCCGGAATCAGGCGCTTCTCGAAGTCCTTGGCGGCACGCCGGGACGCGGCGGGACGCGGGGCCGACGCACGCACCACGGTGCGCAGCGCGGCCCTCACCCGCGGATGCGCCGACGCCCCTGCCTCCCCCAGCTCCGGGCCATCGATTCTGCGCGAGACGATCAACTGACGTGCCCCCCTCGCTCTCGGTCGGTCAACTGCTCGCCCGTTATGTACGCAGGGCAGGATAACGCCATGGACCGTAAGCGTGTCATCGTCGCCGGGCTCGGGGACTCCGGCGTCCTCGCGGCGATCCGGCTGGCCCGGCACGCCGACGTCGTCGGGATCTCGGCCAAACCCGGGCTGGTGAGCGGCCAGGAACTCGGTGTCCGGCTCTCGCGTCCGCACGATTGGGCACGCGATTACTGGATCCCATTCGACCGGTTCCGCCGCCTCGACGGCGTCGGCATCGTGCAGGCGACGCTGACGGGAGTGGACCTGGCCGCCCAAACCGTCTTCGGCCGAAGCGAAGACGGCACGACCATCACCGAGCCGTACGACGCTCTGGTCATCTCGACCGGGGTCAGCAACGGCTTTTGGCGCCAGCCGACCCTGCAGACGGCCGCCGAGATCGGCGCGGGACTGCGCGCCGCGCACGACCGGCTGGCCGCCGCCGCGTCGGTGGTCGTGGTGGGCGGCGGGGCCGCCGCGGTCAGCAGCGCGCTCAACATG
This window harbors:
- a CDS encoding PaaI family thioesterase, producing the protein MAHTTDTHERLTESVRRLIDVTIRSETDERAVAKALDLVDQAVELLSTRLMPGSFGARTNSKGENVVWGNVAVGLRNPIAPPLVLRHDEAGGVHTDVHLGAGYEGPPGHVHGGMCALILDHVLGATAHRPGKPAYTGTITVRYLRPTRLGALRAEARVERIDGSKTYATGHLRNGDGVTVEAEGVFITPREHLGLGEPQPGRSS
- a CDS encoding ferredoxin; translation: MTLESSVREDNRLDEMPMVPVACRNCGARVLARKSSWNQTSVQWNADAMARCAERADAQKIVTPGGRGVFLVCSALSASILDAVRHGELSVVDEEAGAAQ
- a CDS encoding Rieske 2Fe-2S domain-containing protein, whose protein sequence is MTSQTEADEIRFIEAQAAPRRFARGWHCLGLIRDFGDGEPHAINAFGQKLVVFRGGDGNINVLDGYCRHMGGDLSQGEVKGNEIACPFHDWRWGGDGRCKQVPYSRRAPKLARTQAWTTLEQDGMLFVWNDPERKPPPPEVTIPRIEGATSDQWTDWHWYTTIVGSNCREIIDNVVDMAHFFYIHGSLPTHFKNIFEGHVATQYMNGGSRPDMGGSVGSQMLGTTSVASYYGPSFMIDDLTYHYEHGDANTILINCHYPIDANSFVLQYGIIVKKSDTLPDDQAMQTAITLGDYVKLGFEQDVEIWRHKARIDNPLLVEEDGPVYQLRRWYQQFYVDAADVQPDMVDRFEFELDTTRPYEAWMKEVEANMAARA
- a CDS encoding 3-ketosteroid-delta-1-dehydrogenase produces the protein MTTQSATIPAGLPVADTAVDLLVVGSGTGMAAALAAHELGLSVLVVEKSSHVGGSTARSGGALWLPASPVLTEANAGDTAQRAATYLDSVVAGSAPAPRSTAFVAHVSATVEMLRRMTPLRLFWARDYSDYHPEEPGGSAAGRTCECRPFDTSLLGEYRTRLEPGLMEVTVPMPTTGADYRWMNLVARMPRKGIPVYGKRLAQGMGGRLVGRRYAAGGQGLMAGLFTGVLRAGIPIWTGTTLARLAGDGDRVTGAVVEHGGREVTISARRGVVLATGGFDHRMDMRWKFQSESLGANLSLGAAANTGDGIRAGQDIGADIDLMDQAWWFPAVAPLPGKAPAVMLAERSLPGCLIVDQHGRRFANEAADYMSFGQRVLELERSGSPVEAMWIIFDQQYRNSYVFGAELFPRMRIPQVWYDSGIAVRADNLTDLGARMGVGVSEFFATMTRFNQNAAAGEDPDFGRGNSAYDRYYGDPTIKPNPNLRPLVNGPFYAVKMVLSDLGTCGGLKTDERARVLRENGGAIAGLYAIGNTAANAFGTTYPGAGATIAQGLVYGYIAARDAADRRHQN
- a CDS encoding HNH endonuclease signature motif containing protein, coding for MSSGGFIDRDVITAAFDALDDAVDTVIGLDSQMLHSRERLALLRRYEHARRRLSAGEYPLINQLQQEATPAELGGTLSHAIADWTLTSRAEAARRVREAADLGERRALTGEPLPPVLAATAAAQRAGRLGIEHVAVIRRFYHRLPGWIDDDTRAHAEAHLARLAAQYRPDQLTPLADRLADCLNPDGSYSDDDRARRRGLTLGKQQADGMSQLRGWLTPELRASLEAVLAKLAAPGMCNPFDEAPCVDGAPTQDAIDRDPRSAAQRQHDGLNAALRAILASGELGKHNGLPASIIVTTTLTELEAVTGHGITGGGTRLPISDVIRLARHAHHYLAIFDKGKALALYHTKRLASPGQRIVLYAKDLGCSAPGCDVGGYYCEVHHVTDYSKCHTTDIDNLTLTCGPHHRLLQPRGWSTRRRANGDTEWIPPPHLDRGQPRINTFHHPEKLLRDGDDDEAA
- a CDS encoding PadR family transcriptional regulator, coding for MDSETDPASQKATSAALAATSWALLGMMSYEEEVSGYDLKKWIDWSVDLYYWSPSYSQIYTELKKLESLGLVTSRVERDEGTRSRRLYKITPAGMDAVTEWTNHAPVDPPVLKHSVLLRVTFGHLSNPSRLKELLQEHVASSEAKHRKAVEDAEGAEAEPAWAYSVLALRWAAKYYAAEREFALEMIKEIDEADAILQSAAKGGFGKPRPTPGYWREVEKQVQAKREAD
- a CDS encoding TIGR03619 family F420-dependent LLM class oxidoreductase, with amino-acid sequence MKFAFPVPHLLRLKAITQPWEAAVTGPEQRRMMQCADRWGYDMIAVPEHLVIPADHVELSGSHYLHSTTAQAFIAGATERVAINSCVTILPLQHPIVLAKALATADWMSGGRMMVTFGVGWLAREFELLGVPFKERGRIADEYLAAIVELWTSDSPRFEGRYVSFADIAFEPKPVQKPHLPIWIGGDADAALRRAATFGSGWWPFLTQPEKIAGKLDYIKSQPVYDGREFEVMHGLGTNRVGEGHVARRASDRPGMSAAQIVDRLNWLAEQGVTVTAVPVPSVSGVDEYLDYAQWVIEEIKPQVS